The nucleotide sequence TGAGCATCTTTTCAAATACATTTGTCGTGTCTAGAAACAAAGCCTGTATCTAAAAGTTTAAAAAATTTGAGTACCTAAGCTAAAAAACAACAAAAAAAGTTATGTTTTGCTAGATATATTACATCCTTACAACTAAATAGTCTTTTAGCATCTTGAATGCCCCTAAATCAAAAAGATATACCTCATGAAACTTTTATTCCATCTGTTTTTAAATTTTTGCCATTAAGAGAAAGGAAAAAAGAATACGTTCTCTGACCTTAGACAGATCAAGCGAGACATTAAAATAATGATCCATAAAAGTTATGTTTTGCTCTGGATGGAGCAGCTCCAATAGAGCACCAGCGGCGTGACTTTCCTTTTTTCCTGACCCAACTACAGTGAAAAGAATGTTTAATCAACCTAAAACTAATTAGCTATTTCAATATATGTGTGCGTATCTTTACAATTGAAAACTAATGTAGCTCATGAAACAATATAACTTCATCAAAAATTTATTATGCCTTATAAATCTTGTCAATTAGAATGAGTGGGTTCGTGGTTCAAACATATTTTAAACATTGAACCAACTTTCCAGAAAGTTTACCTACGTTAGTTTGGGGATGTCCGTGATACAATAAATTAAGACTGTTAATTAGTGCCAGCAATTGAACCAAATTATTTTCATGTTCTTACAAATTAATATTCATAAGCAACTAATAATCTACTTATAATGAAACCTCATTCCCCATGTGATCCGTTCATAATTATATCCGTATATACACTATTTGTTCTAACTAGGAGTTGCCCTGCCAAAACTTGACTTTCTACTTGCCACTGTAGCTACTGATGTGTTCTGGATGTTTTTTACATGATAATTGTTTATCGTTTGTGGCTTATTTTGCTTTATCTTTTATTAAAGGCGACAATGTTGCAAAAGTCGGCCAACTTGGCCGACGCGTCATTTTTTAGGCATGGCCGATgcgtcgttgctaaaaagtcggtctaaggtaaaaagtcggtcaaagtcggaaaaagtcggtcaaattcagaaaaagtcggtcaaagtcagtcaaagtcggtcagttttttttttttttttttttttttttgtaatattgttAAAAGTTGTTTattgttcatgtttattgtaaatatagcttatattttaagattcgatctatataatattatatataaatatatatttaataaaactattttaaaaagtcaacgaccgttgcgtccgacgcgtcattttttaggcatggccgatgcgtgctcgactcgcgtcttttacaaccttgaaAGGCGGTAAACTAGTCAAAATGGATTGGGTTAAAAACTTAAATGGATAATTTTTGGTTCGGGTTGGGTTGAGGTGACCCATAACACTTTCTAGCCAATTTTTGTAATTAACTAAATGATCAGTGTCTCAAATATGATGTAAAATCTATATTTCgatatactttaataataataatctataatctataatctatttTGTGAGTGGAATGTTTGAAATATTTCTGTCCATTTGACTCATTTCCTTTAAAGCTACCCAGCTCAACATGTTCACTGGTAAATAGCTTGAAATTGTCACCTTTACTTTTTATGTATAACATGTTGCGAATAATAATCTTTGAGTTTTTGCTCGTTAGGTCGTTGATTGAATCCGTAGTTGATAACTGTCCAGATGTGTTCATTCATATTATTACCAACCCGGTTAACTCAACCGTTCCTATTGCCACTGAAGTGTTGAAACAGAAAGTTGTGTACAATCTGAAGAAACACAATTGTTGCTCAGAAGAAGAAGTTAAAGCTTATTGATGTTGATGTCCCGGTTGTAGGAGGTGATGCGGGATTACTATTCTACGCCTGCTGTCAAAAACCAAACCTTCTGTTACTTTCACTGATCAAGAAGTTGATGATCTGACGGTTAGGATTTAAAACGGCGGAACTAAGGTAGTTGAGGCTAAGGCTAGTGCCCTGTAGACTACATTATCGATGGCTTACGCGGCTGCAAGAATTTTGGAATCGTCTCTTCTGGCACTTGATAAGGACAGTGATGTTTACGAGTGTTCGTTTGTGCAGTCTGAAGTGACGAAACTTCCGTTTTTCGCATCAAGGGTTAAGATTGGGAAACAAGGAGTTGAGGGTGTGATTTCTTGAAGGTTTGACGGAGTATGAAAAAGGTGTGGCGTCTGCAATTTAAGCAACCAGTGGTTTAAGAGTTGTAATAATATTCGGCATTTTTCTTCTCGAATGCTCAATTTATTAGAACTTGCTTGTTGTAGAATTTGGTTCACTGAAACTATTGTTTTTATTGGTGATGTTTTGAAGAAACATAATCTTGTTTCTTGGatatcataataaatatataaattttgtttattTGCATATGCTTTGATACCTTCCTCCAGTCTCCAGAGGTGGAATATAGAGTAACCCAAGGTGGGTATCCGTCCACCTTGGATTTTACGGaacaaaaatttttacactaaaaaaaaaaattactaaaaaataaggttttttttagtgttcgtCCTTGCTGAATACGAAAGATTTAAAAAAATTTTACACCCGCCCCACCTGtatccgagttcaagttccgccgcTGCCTTCCTCCTTCACCTTTAGGTTGAAATATAATAGCTCAATGAAGTTACATGTTCACGTcttaaaaaatataattttatgtTCAAGTCATACAGCTGGTGTGTCTGAACGAGTCTAGTTGTCCTCTTTTTGATTTGTTGACATGTTTGTCTTCAAATTTGAGTCCGAACATCTTGGAATTTGGTTAACGGCTACGTAATTATGTTAATCGATTACGTTCTAAGGAAAACAGGACATGAGGAGCACGAACAAAGTTATTTGCGGACGAATGGTTGTATGTTGTTACAAAAATTAAAGTTAAAAATGTGTCTCAAAAAAAACCTTTTAAAATTAAAAGGTTCTCCTGTAAGGAACAGCATAGACTACATTTTAGGCATTAACCAAACCTTGACCTACCTAAAATGCTGAATTCTATTACTCCTAATACAATTATACAAAACTATGTCTTATACTTGGAAAAACATTGGTCACCCGAACAAGAACAAGTGATCTAACcacacataaataaatatattgaaacaagcAACAAACAATAACGAACATTTCTAGACCATAGAATTTTCATTTCCAGAATCCAATTATATTAAAAAACAGAAAATTCAGACAAACATTCAATAAAGAAAACAGTACACACTAGTTTACTTTTTCAATAAAGAAAACAGTACACACTAGTTTACTTCTACTTATATATTACTCCGTACCCGTTAAAAAAACAACCAAGCAATGAAAAAAACATCAGTTCCTTCTGCCACCACCTctaccacgtccacgcccatttccACGACCACCTCTGCCACCACGACTGCCAGTATTACCGCCACCCAATGCCTTGTTAACATCATGTTTTATTACCATGTTTTCAGGCAATGGTAAAATGTGATCCACACACTTACGGAAACTGAAATCATCAGATGAATCATCCTCTCGTACAAGAAAAAAGCACCGGCTTTTCCACTGCGGGTGGTAACGGACTTGAAACGCTTTGATTCCTGCACCAATCTTTTTATCTGCTTCCAAATGTCCCTTCTTTAACAAGTCCAGTAACATTGCCTGCTCATACTGAAGTACATAATAACAACAAAACAACAAATAAGTATCTAATTAAGAAAATAAACATATAACGAAGTTACCTATTTAAATTCACAATGGCACGAATATAAACGATTaacaattatttcatatcgaacATTCATGATATATACATTCAAAGAAAGCAAACTTTCACATACACAATTACACATAAGCTAGTAGAAATATAACAAAAATATAGCAATAAGTGACAGGACATTAAACAAAGTGACAATCGTGTATCCATTTAACGATCGAGTTGCTATTGTTTAACTATTCATTGTTCAATAACATTTACATTTACTAGAGTGTTCAAAATTTGGGCCGTTTTTGTTGCAAttgtaataatcatataatatagcaTCTATATAATTCTTGGTTATTCGAGAAAATCTTACATAACCATCGAGATATAAGCGTTGTCTCACAAAAAGTTCACTTGATTCATTTTTTACCAATTCCTAATCAATTGAgtcatttttttttttaccaattcCTAATCACTTGATTCATATTTTACCAATTCCCAATCTGTATACAGTTAGTATCAAACTATGAGGCCACTGCAGCTTTAGTTATTATTTATGGCAGTTTGCAAAATACAAATAACTTTACAACTAGTACTCTTACTCAAATCATCTTACACTAACTAATTAACTTGTATGCCAATAATATTACTACAGTAGACTTGAGTAGCAATAACAATTTAATAAACAAGAGTAAGCAAAActgattaaaatataaatataaataaaaaagctAGTACCTGATTAACATTCAGATTAGGAGGCCAGAAATGAAGTAACTTATAAAAGTAATCAAACATCTCAACAGAGGTCTCAAACTTTTTAAACCCTAAACAAACCGGGTCGGGTTTTTCAGCGGTTTCTTGTTTCTCAAGTCTATCTTCTTCAACAGATTTCTCAACTTTTTGTTTCTTTGCATCGTTTTCATTCTCCGGTGTTACTTCATCATCTCTTTCTCGCTTACCGACAACATCGGATTCAACCAGATCCATCTCTACTGGTGGTGGCGCTGATGAACAGTCCGTGACGGCGGTTTCGTCGGCCATTGATTTGGATTGTTTTTAGCTGTGATGAAAGAGGGGAGAAaagaaaaaccctaattttaaacccTGATTCTTGGAGTTTTATAGGTGGGGCTGGAATATATTTTAATGGAGTAAATGAAATATTTTGTGAGAATATGAAATGGGCCAGCGTATAATTAGCATTTGATATATGGACTAGACTAGAAACAAACAtaattttttaaagaaaaaattacgccgttagtATCTGTGTCTGTTTATATTATAATGACAACACTTACTATTTTTTTCATAGTTGATACTTAGATTTTATTTAACTTGCGTGGCTGGTACTCCTGGCTAACTATAGTCAAATTTTAATGGTTAACTCCCCACATGTAACAAACATGTGAGGGCATTTTCGTCATTTTCCTATTTCTTTTTTGTATAATCTAATTTTATCTTCTTCTTTTTGTTTTAAATAAATAGAtcacaaaagaaaaaaaatacctATATTGAGTGTCCAGGAAACTAGCAATCGTAATATACAAATAGGTACTATAGCAAACAAGAGTACACATTTTACTAACCGACGAAGTTTCATTGGAAATACAACAACAATTAAAATGGCAACTACTAAGTTTATCAAACACAATTAAGCTAATATCGAACATGGGTCGTGTTATGTTTGAACTTTGAAAAACACATAAACATGTAGACTTCTTGACTTTCTTTGACTTTTTGATGGGTATGATTCTGAAGTCTTTTAATGAAATCTGAAAGAGTAGAAAGATCCATCATCATCTCGTGATCATTTCCTCAAAATTTCAGGATCTAACTCTCATTATTAATCGAGATCTCAGCAATTTTCTGTCCGAAAAATATCAAACAAAAAATCGATTTGTTCTTCGATTTTGAGTTTAATTttgaaacatataaaaatatatgtgtTTGAATGTTTTAACCGCAACTATGTGCAGATTTTCATAAATTTTCATTGATTTTCATAGATTTTCACAtaattttaaaacaatcataatcgtttaaatacTTCAATCAATAACACCATTTATGTTGAATAAAGTTCAACTGCCACTCTCCTCTTCTGCCGTCGTGAGGTTCGATCTGGTTCTCCGGTCACTGATCTGGTGAGCAGGCGGCAATTTCGGGTTGTTTTAATACGGGATCTGTTCGTTGATCGTGGTTTTGGGTTGTTTTTCCTTTGGTCCTCCTGTTCCAGCCGTTGGGGTTAGGTGTCTTCATGTTTCTTTGGTTACAGTTTCTTTTTGCCGAATAGTTATCTTGGGTGTTTGTTGAAGCCCGTTGATTCCGGTCGTTTGGCGGCTGCCAACGACTACCTAGGACAGTTGACCACTACAGCTTCGGTTGGTTGCTAGCGACCGCTGGTGGTCCGTGGTGGCTGTAGGCAGTTGCACTTGGCGGTTAGTGGCTGCTTTTAGGGCTGCTGGTGGTTATCTGGTGGACTAAAACTTGATTGATGGCTGCCTAGCGGCTGCCGACGGCACATGTCGGCTTTTTGTTACTTGTGAAGCCGTTAGCGGCTGTTAGTGGTAATCGATAGCCTTCAGTGGTACTGGTGGTGGCTGGTTGCCGCTAAATGGCGGGTGAAGTTTGTGGGTTTGTAAAGTCCTTATAAAATCTGGTGGAAATGGTTCGGTTCCTTTACGGTTTGATTCTGGTTTGGGACATGTTCGGTTGCTGCTCGTTTGGTTCATTCATTTCATTTATCCTGTCGTCGGGTCTGTAGTGGGCTTGGTGGTGTTGCCGTCGTAGTTGACTTTGGAAAATAGGCCTCAGGTTAGGTATTCTTGGGTTGCCCGATGAATGGTTGAATTTACGGTTTCTGAGGAGTGAAGTTGCAGGGTTGGATACGGGATGTGGGTTATGTATATGTTTTAGTCTTAGATTTGGTGGGTTGTTATAGTTAATTGTAATTTCCATAGTGCTCGTTCGGTATTTCGGTGTAATCGTTAATACTGTTTAGAACGATTTGAGCGAGTGTAAATGAGTTTCTGACCAAGTACTTTCAGAACAGATCGTCATGATCTGCTCAATGTTGTTTCACCAGATCGTttgttcttttatatatatatatatatatatatatatatatatatatatatatatatatatatatatatatatatatatatatatatatatatatatatataaacacgtgaCATGGTCATACGCAGATTTTGACATAGTCGATTGTATTGCACCTTAATCATCATGCGGGATACGCGCTATGTTTTATGGAATGGACATTTCAATAACAGAGGGGAATTTAAGGGTTTTTCGTGTTTACCACTCCGGTCCGGTGTACCGTGAATAACCAAATGTGAGATGAAGATCTCAATGAGAATGGTTAAATGTAAACCCATCATCATCAGGCTAGCGAATGTTGATGGCTTAACTACTGTTTTGAAAATCAGATATAAATCGCGACGCACAGATTctctgtttaataataataataaaaattgtcatttttctaaaaatgagTCGAGTTCGTTTCATATCTTGTTTGTAAAAATATGGCTTGTACCTAAGCAATAGTAACTAGTCTCTTCTACTGCAGTTCACAAGATTGGAGGTAATTCTAAGTGTGAACATTTGCTCTAAATAATGTGAAAATATGCAATTTTTTGTGGTAGTGTCAACatgcttttttttttttggtatagtGGTACATGAGTAACCCATAGACCAAAAGATTTTGATTCAAGTTTAGACGTCTTATGTTAAGTTATACTAGTCCATTATAAGATGATACACCAAGCCTAATTTTGTAAACAGATGTTGACAATATTTTAGAAAGAGCAGGTACAACAATTGTAAAAAAGCAATCAACGGTAGTAAATTGGCATCAAATCAAAAGTAATCAGGCATTATTTCATGTTAAATTCAATAAGTACTCTTATTAATATGAGCTAATATGACCAAAGCTGTTCAATCATCATCTTCACCATAAGCAAGAAGCTCTACATCCTTTTCGAAGATGGCCATCTCCATATGGAGTATCTAACAATATAAATCCATTCTTATCTGTATCTAGATTTCTTACAATTACTTTTTTCGGTTTTCCCCATCCGAAATCCACATTGTATATCGAACTCCTACATAAACTCGAACTACCAACTTGTGATCGACCCTTTCACACTACATCTCCAGATCCCGATCTCTGTCACCATCATCGCCGGCGGGTTCAAACGCCGGTGATACCTCAACCTCGCCGACCTCCCTTTCAATTCAATTCGATCCTTCCTTGCAACTTTATGGCAATTCCCTTTTCAATTAGAACCTAAACTACAATTCCAATTTCAATTTGATCCGTCATCGACTAAACGGCGGAGGCACAAACCTTCGTTCATCAATCTGATCATCATGTCTCGGAAAGAAGATCACATAAACACAGCCAAACTGGCGACTACGATCTTCCTTTCTAACTTTCCACCAAACTTTGGCATTAACGACATCAGAAACCTCTGTAAACAATTCGGCACCATTCTAGATGTCTACATCGCTGGTAAACTCACGAAACAGGGTTGCCGTTTTGCTTTTGTTCGTTTCTTACGAGTTGAATCTGTGAAAAGCCTAGAATTGAAACTTTCTGCTCTTTGGATCGGAAACTACCATTTGTATGCGGCAAAAGCAAGACACGGTCGAGAGTACATAATCAAACGCAAAGGAAAATCATCTGCGACAACTGATCGACCTTCTACTCATGCTACCAAACTTCCGTCTGCACAAGACTTCCCACCATTGAAGGGTCAGTCATATGCCGCAACTTTATCAGGTAATCAACTTCATTCAAAACCTAATACTTCTACAAAAACATTAGAAATTAATGATGATGAAATAATACGGTCTAAAGATGTGCCGATTCTCTTGTTTGCCAAGATTCGTAACCCTTGTTTAATTCCGAATTTGAAACGAATCTGGAATATTGAGGGTTTTAAGGATTTAGAAATTCAACATATTGGCGGTGCGTGGATTGAAATCATCTTTCCGTGTATAGAGGCCAAAAAATCATTCGAGTCGAATGAGTCGATCCTCTCATATATTGTAGAATTAAAACAGTTTGAAGAGGAATTCTCTGTGACTGAACGGGCCATCTGTCTAGATATCATTGGTCTTCCGGCAGGTGCATGGACGGAAGACATATTCAAAAAAGTATCACTCTTGTTTGGAGACCAAGCATTCACTTTAAGTCAGGATGACGGAGAAAAGGTGTACGTAATCACTAAGACATTGGAATACATTCATGAGATAATATCTGTAAAAGTCAAGAATAAATGGTACAAGGTACTAGTACGTGAATCAGTAACTTGGAACCCAAACATTCTGAGCTTAGAGCAAGAAGAAAAATCGGATGAAACGATTAACTCAGATGAGGAAAACATCTTTGATGACAAAATATCAGAGGAAAGTTTCATTGACGAAACACCATTACCAAAATCACCAGCTCATAATGGTGACGAACATGAGGACAATGCGGCATGTGAAGAAAACCCTCATGGCTCAGATAACATCGAGGCCACAGAACCAATCCAAAACCAAACAGAAAATGAGAACACCCCAATAATTACCACTAATGAAAGCAACAAAGAAACCTCTAAATCCTTTTCAAAACCACCAGGGTTCGGGAATAAAAGAATAGAATCGCCTATCAATAGCAGCGAATCATCCACGGCAAGAAAGACAACATACGAGGATTTCTTGAAAATGGGAGCGAAGTTAGGCTTTGATGTTTCAAAAACATCCGGTAATCTCAAGAATGTGATTCTAAGCATGCGAGGTTTCAAAACAATTTAATGAATCTCATGTCCATAAATATAGGAGGCGGCATCTCTTTTAGCATCAAACAAAGATGGCTTAGTAAGTTATGTAATGAACACAAAATAACTGTATTAGGGGTCCAGGAAACAAAATCCATAACTCCTAACTATTCGGCTCTCAAATCCCTTTGGGGAAATTTTCATTTCAAGTTTGCCTCTTCGAG is from Rutidosis leptorrhynchoides isolate AG116_Rl617_1_P2 chromosome 10, CSIRO_AGI_Rlap_v1, whole genome shotgun sequence and encodes:
- the LOC139873172 gene encoding protein EMBRYO DEFECTIVE 514, with the translated sequence MADETAVTDCSSAPPPVEMDLVESDVVGKRERDDEVTPENENDAKKQKVEKSVEEDRLEKQETAEKPDPVCLGFKKFETSVEMFDYFYKLLHFWPPNLNVNQYEQAMLLDLLKKGHLEADKKIGAGIKAFQVRYHPQWKSRCFFLVREDDSSDDFSFRKCVDHILPLPENMVIKHDVNKALGGGNTGSRGGRGGRGNGRGRGRGGGRRN